A portion of the Corynebacterium jeikeium genome contains these proteins:
- a CDS encoding F0F1 ATP synthase subunit alpha — protein sequence MAELTISSDEIRSAIANYTSSYSPEASREEVGVVISAADGIAQVSGMPSVMTNELLEFPGGVIGVAQNLDTDKVGVVVLGNFESLKEGDEVKRTGDVLSIPVGDKFLGRVINPLGQPIDGLGDIEAEEDRVLELQAPTVLQRQPVEEPMATGIKAIDAMTPIGRGQRQLIIGDRKTGKTAVCLDTILNQKANWESGDPSKQVRCIYVAIGQKGSTIAGVRQTLEEQGALEYTTIVAAPASDAAGFKWLAPFAGAALGQHWMYQGKHVLVIYDDLTKQAEAYRAISLLLRRPPGREAYPGDVFYLHSRLLERAAKLSDDMGAGSLTALPIIETKANDVSAFIPTNVISITDGQVFLESDLFNQGVRPAINVGVSVSRVGGAAQTKGMKKVSGNLRLDLASYRDLEAFAMFASDLDDASKRQLERGQRLVELLKQKENHPQPVEYQMTSIYLAGEGEFDDVPVEDVRRFEAELLEHLQDTQPAVFEQIDGGVAFSDESKAALKSATANFKKSFQTSEGAPLASEAPVEALDEGELKKQQISVSRKTAQN from the coding sequence ATGGCGGAGCTGACGATCTCCTCCGACGAGATCCGTAGCGCGATTGCGAACTACACCTCGAGCTACTCCCCGGAGGCCTCCCGCGAGGAGGTTGGCGTTGTTATCAGTGCAGCTGATGGTATCGCCCAGGTTTCGGGAATGCCGTCGGTCATGACGAATGAGCTTCTGGAGTTCCCGGGCGGCGTTATTGGCGTCGCTCAGAACCTCGACACCGACAAGGTCGGCGTTGTGGTGCTGGGTAACTTCGAGTCGCTTAAAGAGGGTGACGAGGTAAAGCGGACGGGTGACGTCCTTTCGATTCCGGTCGGGGACAAGTTCCTCGGTCGCGTAATTAACCCCCTGGGCCAGCCGATTGACGGCCTGGGCGACATTGAGGCTGAAGAGGACCGCGTCCTCGAGCTGCAGGCACCGACCGTGCTGCAGCGTCAGCCGGTTGAAGAGCCGATGGCTACTGGTATTAAGGCCATCGACGCAATGACCCCAATTGGTCGTGGTCAGCGTCAGCTGATCATTGGTGACCGTAAGACCGGTAAGACCGCGGTCTGCCTGGACACCATCTTGAACCAGAAGGCTAACTGGGAGTCCGGTGACCCGAGCAAGCAGGTGCGATGCATCTACGTTGCTATCGGTCAGAAGGGCTCCACCATTGCTGGTGTGCGCCAGACCCTCGAGGAGCAGGGCGCACTCGAGTACACCACCATCGTTGCTGCCCCGGCGTCGGATGCCGCAGGCTTCAAGTGGCTTGCACCATTCGCAGGCGCCGCACTGGGTCAGCACTGGATGTACCAGGGCAAGCACGTCCTGGTCATTTACGATGATCTGACTAAGCAGGCAGAGGCATACCGTGCCATCTCGCTGCTGCTGCGTCGCCCGCCGGGACGCGAAGCTTACCCGGGTGACGTCTTCTACCTCCACTCCCGTCTGCTGGAGCGTGCTGCGAAGCTCTCCGACGACATGGGTGCAGGCTCGCTGACCGCACTGCCGATCATCGAGACCAAGGCAAACGACGTGTCGGCCTTCATTCCGACCAACGTCATTTCCATTACCGACGGCCAGGTCTTCCTCGAGTCCGACCTGTTCAACCAGGGTGTCCGTCCGGCTATTAACGTCGGTGTGTCGGTTTCCCGTGTTGGTGGTGCCGCACAGACCAAGGGCATGAAGAAGGTTTCCGGTAACCTGCGTCTGGACCTCGCGTCCTACCGCGACCTGGAAGCATTCGCAATGTTCGCATCCGACCTGGACGATGCCTCCAAGCGTCAGCTGGAGCGCGGTCAGCGTCTGGTTGAGCTGCTGAAGCAGAAGGAAAACCACCCGCAGCCGGTCGAGTACCAGATGACCTCCATCTACCTCGCTGGTGAGGGCGAATTCGACGATGTCCCGGTTGAGGACGTCCGTCGCTTCGAGGCCGAGCTGCTTGAGCACCTGCAGGACACTCAGCCTGCAGTCTTCGAGCAGATTGACGGCGGCGTCGCCTTCTCTGACGAGTCCAAGGCTGCTCTGAAGTCCGCTACCGCTAACTTCAAGAAGTCCTTCCAGACTTCTGAGGGCGCACCGCTGGCTTCCGAGGCTCCGGTCGAGGCACTCGACGAGGGCGAGCTCAAGAAGCAGCAGATTTCGGTCTCCCGCAAGACTGCCCAGAACTAG
- a CDS encoding F0F1 ATP synthase subunit gamma: MANLRELRARIKSVNSTKKITKAQELIATSRITKAQRRVADSQPYADEIEKVIGRLASASSLDHPMLVEREGNQRVAVLVVTSDRGMCGGYNHNVLKKAAELRTALEEQGHEVVLYATGRKGTDYYDFRGVELAGTWEGFSQDPDYAATHDVRRHLIDGFNATAEGTAKYREGLRGTNGEAVQGFDQVHVVYTEFVSMLSQIPRAHQMLPIEPVYEDVEIAQGEDMLSDGSDDLKPDYEFEPDADTLLAELLPQYVSRTLFAVMLEAAASESAARRNAMKSATDNATELVKDLSRVANQARQAQITQEITEIVGGAGALDDSGESD; this comes from the coding sequence ATGGCGAATCTTCGTGAACTTCGAGCCCGAATCAAGTCGGTGAACTCGACCAAGAAGATCACCAAGGCCCAGGAGCTTATCGCAACCTCGCGCATTACCAAGGCGCAGCGTCGCGTGGCAGACTCCCAGCCGTACGCCGACGAAATCGAGAAGGTCATCGGACGTCTCGCATCGGCTTCGTCGTTGGATCACCCGATGCTCGTAGAGCGTGAGGGTAACCAGCGTGTTGCTGTCCTGGTTGTCACCAGTGACCGCGGCATGTGTGGCGGCTACAACCACAACGTCCTGAAGAAGGCTGCAGAACTGCGTACCGCTCTGGAAGAGCAGGGGCATGAGGTCGTTCTCTACGCGACTGGCCGTAAGGGCACCGACTACTACGACTTCCGTGGTGTCGAGCTCGCCGGTACGTGGGAGGGCTTCTCCCAGGATCCGGACTACGCCGCAACCCACGACGTGCGTCGTCACCTCATTGATGGTTTCAACGCTACGGCCGAGGGCACTGCCAAGTACCGCGAAGGCCTGCGTGGCACCAACGGCGAGGCCGTTCAGGGCTTCGACCAGGTCCACGTTGTCTACACGGAATTCGTGTCGATGCTTTCTCAGATTCCGCGTGCACACCAGATGCTCCCGATTGAGCCTGTGTACGAGGATGTCGAGATTGCTCAGGGCGAGGACATGCTGTCCGATGGATCAGATGACCTCAAGCCGGACTATGAATTCGAGCCTGATGCAGACACCCTGTTGGCAGAGCTTCTGCCGCAGTACGTGTCCCGCACTCTGTTCGCAGTGATGCTCGAGGCCGCTGCCTCTGAGTCCGCTGCCCGTCGTAACGCTATGAAGTCCGCGACGGACAACGCTACCGAGCTGGTCAAGGACCTCTCGCGTGTTGCTAACCAGGCACGTCAGGCACAGATTACCCAGGAAATCACAGAAATCGTCGGTGGCGCCGGTGCGCTCGACGACAGCGGAGAAAGTGACTAG